Sequence from the Notolabrus celidotus isolate fNotCel1 chromosome 14, fNotCel1.pri, whole genome shotgun sequence genome:
TGGATTTGTGCAGAGCCTTACATCCTGATCATGGAGTACGTGAGCTACGGCACCCTAAGGACCTTCCTGCAGACCAACAGAGCTCACCTGAGTACAGACAGTGAGCTGCAGAGCCTCCTCACCATCGCCTCCTACCACATCGCTCTGGCCATGCAGCACCTGCGCTCCAAAATGGTGACACCTCATCCTCACATATAGATTCAGTATACATAACTTAGAGCTGTACTAAGCTGAGCTGTCGTGTCTCCCCTGCAGATCCTTCACTGCGACCTCGCTCTGAGGAACATCATGGTCAACAAGTTTCCCTGGGAGGTGAAGGTCGCCGAGTTCGGCCTGGCTCGAGATTTGACGAGTATGACGAGCCGACGAAGCAGCCGCTGGAGAAATCCACGAGTAAGGCgatgacacacacatcaaacatcGTCACCGCTGCTGTTCAGGGGTTCATATCATTTAGGTCGTTTAAAACAtttgcattgcattgcattaTGTAAACCCTCTTTTGGAGCctccaaattaacattttggttgtttttttgaaACTTATTTGGAAGACAGTTTGGATTCTTAGCATTCTTGCAGCTCTATCCTGTATGTTAGGTTGTTGTGGGAGTCTAAACACCATGCTTTATTTACAAGGACTTGAAACCTCTTGAAACTCATGAAGGAAATGTTCACTGAACCAAAACTTGACTTGAAAGTCAAATCTACTTCTTCTTTATGTTCTTCTTCCACAGCAGCGTGTGCCGCTGCGCTGGTACCCACCCGAGTACTTCAAGAACAACTACTACAGCTTCAAGGGAGACGTGTGGGCGTTTGGCATCGTGCTGTGGGAGATGCAGACATTCGGTGAGCTGATGTTGTTTGTAGTTTTGATTCTTTTATGTCTGCTTGACACTTTCTCAGAAATGAGAGATGCATGTGTCTGTTAGAGAATATAGATATTTGCAGGACAAATCAGTAGAGACAGAGGAGGCACACGCTTACTCAAAGTGTGTTTAGAAACATGCAAACTACTTAAATATGTGCAGCCATTCGTTGATTTATATGTGCATGAAATTAAGAAGCACCACGACAGATCTTTGGTAGAAAAACAGAACGTTTTTGATCCGTACAAAAACCTCAGGAAGggtttctttccctcctttatgTATCCTTCATCATAAAACTGTCGCTCTTGCAGGAACACTGCCGTACCCAAACCTGGAGACCTCAGACGCCGTGGTGTATCACATCTGTATCGGTCATAAGAACCCAAACCCAGAGGGCTGCAGGCCGGAGATGTGAGATGAATAAGGATATGCAGATATAACTTGTAGGCCTTGTGTTGGATTGATTGTTTCGTACTGATACGATCCTCACTTCCAACCTCACAGGCTTCACATCATGAGGGATTGCTGGTTGGAGCCGTACACTCTGAGACCCTCGTTCTCGAACATCGTCTGCATGCTGGAGAACATCATTGAGAATGACGCAGTAAGAAATCACTGATTCATTTAGTCACAATGTGACATTATTCTGAACTTCTGTATCTTTAAACATGTGCTGATTTTTCAGTGACAATAAACTGAACCTTGAGACCAGTACTAATGCGTTGGAAGAAGGTAAACGGAATGTTTGCACTGCTTTGGCATGTAATAGATTAATGCTCTTTTGCAGGATTACGTGGACGTCGAGAGTCCGCAGCATTTGGTGAAAAATGAAGGAGAATATCATGAAGCTCAATGTCTACGAGCGGCCAGCGTCTCCTTGGAGGATCAAAACTGATTAATCTGAGTGAGAGAGGGGTAAAAAAATGCtagacaaaaaacacaaaatctttAAAGTAactgtaaaaaaatgtatattcattttaatatttcagatgTCTGgaatatattatataaataaCATGTATTACTAAGttaaatagatatttttatCGTTTAAACTGCAGAAGAGTTTAGATTATGAGGTTAGAGGTGTAAATGCATTTCATTGCAGCTGAAACAGAGTGTGACTGTAAATACCTTCCTGAAAATGTgctgatgtttaaaatgttaaatgtctgcaaatataaatataggTTGTAAatatttcaaggttttaaaCTGGGTCATTTGTGTAAAAGAGGTGTAAGTTTTTGCAGTTGTGCAGATTCAACTTTAGATTTCCTCTTACATCTTAAATTAAagtgttattttttaacatttttcattagtATTGAACTCTTTTATTGTTCTGCttctaaagaaagaaataaacataaaaagaatgtattaaaaatgtttatattgCAGATATAATATTGCACATCATCGTGCTATGCTAAAAATATTCGGTATTTCCGAGGCGTACCTGAAGCAGCCTGACCGATGCCCTCTCCTGTTCGGGACGGATGGTGCGTTCAGGAACGCCTCTGCCTTCCTGTGAGCCA
This genomic interval carries:
- the si:ch211-167j9.5 gene encoding tyrosine kinase receptor Cad96Ca isoform X2 translates to MQSALSRLQTPITPPSETEEEREREGEEASEMPLQPSTTVRLSSRRLWRGLQQSPRFTKLDLNLLQLIKAGKEGVFYQARMTRGTCKGHSMFTCKISKEGVRPKSVEAEVSIMRKLVHHKNILQLLDWNTTEEPYILIMEYVSYGTLRTFLQTNRAHLSTDSELQSLLTIASYHIALAMQHLRSKMILHCDLALRNIMVNKFPWEVKVAEFGLARDLTSMTSRRSSRWRNPRQRVPLRWYPPEYFKNNYYSFKGDVWAFGIVLWEMQTFGTLPYPNLETSDAVVYHICIGHKNPNPEGCRPEMLHIMRDCWLEPYTLRPSFSNIVCMLENIIENDADYVDVESPQHLVKNEGEYHEAQCLRAASVSLEDQN
- the si:ch211-167j9.5 gene encoding tyrosine kinase receptor Cad96Ca isoform X1; the protein is MMHHNTTRDPCAGGPLQPLVFGLIAALAFTVIVSCLLGVIYLRKYRSLARKVRELQGSRLMQSALSRLQTPITPPSETEEEREREGEEASEMPLQPSTTVRLSSRRLWRGLQQSPRFTKLDLNLLQLIKAGKEGVFYQARMTRGTCKGHSMFTCKISKEGVRPKSVEAEVSIMRKLVHHKNILQLLDWNTTEEPYILIMEYVSYGTLRTFLQTNRAHLSTDSELQSLLTIASYHIALAMQHLRSKMILHCDLALRNIMVNKFPWEVKVAEFGLARDLTSMTSRRSSRWRNPRQRVPLRWYPPEYFKNNYYSFKGDVWAFGIVLWEMQTFGTLPYPNLETSDAVVYHICIGHKNPNPEGCRPEMLHIMRDCWLEPYTLRPSFSNIVCMLENIIENDADYVDVESPQHLVKNEGEYHEAQCLRAASVSLEDQN